A stretch of Mytilus edulis chromosome 11, xbMytEdul2.2, whole genome shotgun sequence DNA encodes these proteins:
- the LOC139495786 gene encoding uncharacterized protein, translating into MTDAKKIRNIDVKEMYRSYIKVLHWNTASNECVRPKLTCIRTNGADNSQKSVKRRLFLPGTCNDSDNDDIDPFGLNEEIENTNNPRSVSSISTKQTDKISATILVETLLGSTEDVKNFQKYRRMASEHVGNKLILQQYETAKAKVGFKLLGVYNKMKLFPNDLTLLQQLKNMLEHWGISTRY; encoded by the exons ATGACAGATGCAAAGAAAATTCGCAATATAGATGTAAAAGAAATGTACAGGTCTTACATCAAAG TTTTACATTGGAATACAGCCAGTAATGAATGTGTAAGGCCCAAGCTAACGTGTATAAGAACAAACG GTGCTGATAATAGTCAAAAGAGTGTAAAGAGAAGATTGTTTCTACCTGGTACAT gCAATGACTCTGACAATGATGACATTGATCCATTTGGCCTCAATGAAGAGATTGAAAATACAAACAATCCAAGAAGTGTATCTTCAATAAGTACTAAACAAACag ACAAAATATCTGCCACCATTCTTGTGGAGACACTACTTGGATCAACAGAAGACGTAAAAAACTTCcaaaaatacagaagaatggcaTCTGAACATGTGGGCAATAAACTCATACTTCAACAATATGAGACAGCTAAAGCAAAAGTTGGATTCAAACTGCTTGGAGTCTATAACAAAATGAAGTTATTTCCAAATGATCTCACCTTGcttcaacaattaaaaaatatgttagaGCATTGGGGAATCAGTACAAGGTACTGA